TAAAACCGTCAAAGGCGTTGGCTATAAGTTTGTGCTGTAATGGCCGTTGCGATTAAAAAATCCTATCGTTTTGCGATACGTTCTTCCCTGTTTATTTCCATTTCACTTACGGTAGTAGTCGTTCTGCTACTATATCTCTCCAATAATTTGGTCTGGCACGTTCCGGTAACCTTTTTGGTGATTTCCTTTTTATGTTCCTTTTTTATTATTCAATCCCGAGTGGAACGCTTTATCTATAAGCGTGTCAAAAAGATTTATGATGATGTTTCGCTCTTGGAGTCGTCATCGTTCTCCTCCAAGCCCATTACTACGGATATGAAAACCCTTACGGAGGAAATAGAAAAATTTGCCAAGGATAAAAAGGTCGAGATAGATACGCTAAAGATCCGGGAGGAATACCGAAGGGACTTTCTGGGCAACGTCTCCCATGAACTCAAGACCCCGCTTTTTACCGTACAAGGTTATATTTTGACACTCCTGGATGGCGCCATCAGAGACAAAAGGGTCAGCGAAAAATATCTAAAAAGGGCAAGCAAAGGTGTTGAACGCCTCATTTACATTGTCAAGGATTTGGATATGATCACCAAACTGGAGTCTGGTGATATGAATCTGAAAAAAGAAGAATTTGATATCATTGAACTTATACGGAACGTATTTGAACTGTTGGAGATGCGAGCCGCAAAAAAGGAAATCGCTTTAACGTTTGATATGGAATATGATGATCCAATAATGGTGATTGGGGATTCTGAAAAAATACAACAGGTACTGTCCAATCTTTTGGTAAATTCCATTAAATATGGGCACACGAACGGCACTACGGAAGTAAGTGTTGAAAATTTGATCAAAAACCGGGTTATCGTACGGGTAACCGATAATGGTGAAGGAATTCCCAAACAGCATATCCCCAGGTTGTTTGAACGTTTTTATAGAGTGGATCAAAGTGGCAGCCGAAAAGAAGGTGGCTCAGGACTGGGATTGGCGATCGTAAAGCATATTATTGAGGCCCACGGTGAAAAAATCTATGTGGAGAGCGAGGTGGATGTAGGCTCGGAATTTTCCTTCACTTTGGAAAAAGCTTCAAAAAGCGAAGTATAATCAACACTTTTTTCAACGTTGTTCAATCCGGAATAGTCCCTTATCCTATTTAAATCCCCAACCTGGAACTCTTCTTGTTTTGCATAAGGGAATATGCCTTTTTTGTCCAGTCGTTTGGCCAGATATTCTTGCTCGTATTGTCCGGGAGTTGGAATAAAGAAAGCTTTCTTTTCCAATTTGGCCAAATCCATAATGGTGGTATATCCGGAGCGGGATAGGACAAGTTCACTGGAATTTAGGGCCTCTTCCAATTGTTCGGACTGCATAAAATTGCAAATGGTGATCTGGCCATTTTTTAAGGCCATGGTTTCCGAGGTTTGTTGTTCTTCAATTTTACCTTTTACAAAGAGGACATTTCCAGAAAATGCCTTTAACTCTTTAAGGAGTTTTTTGGCCAGTAGGCCCCTTTGTGGCTCAGGTCCGGAAAGGAGTACCATTAAGTCGTACTTTTTGGGGAGTTCCTTTTTTTGGAACCTGCTCAATGGCCCCAAATATTTTATATCGAGTTTGGATTTTTTTAGATGTCCCAATCTACCGGTGAGGTTGGGTTTTCCTGCCGTGTCCGGAACCCAACAGGCATTGAATTTTTTGACTATGCCCTGGTGCATTTTTGAACTCAGCCATGTGGTGTTCCCGGAAAGGACATTTAACTGATGGGTAATAAAAACACAGGGTACCTTTTTGGAGTATACACCCAATCGATTATCAGAAATAATACCATCAATGCTATATTTCTTTACAATCCGTTTAATTTCCTTTTTCTCTTTGGCCATGGCCTTGAGCACCTTTGGGGAATCCCAGATCATTTTCAATTTGAAATTTTTCCCTTTTTGGGCATACTCAATTTTGTAGGAGGGCAGCTCCAAGGATTTCAGTGAAGGAAATTCTTTTTGCAATAGGGAAAGTGCAACGCCATCTGAAGCGATAATGGGTTCAAATCCGTTGTTCTTCAATGCTTCGATTATGGGAATACAACGGGTTGCATGTCCCAATCCCCAATTCAATGGGGCTACGAGTATTCGTTTTTGGTCAGGCATAATTTACAAAGAAACGATGTCTTTCCTGGATGTAGATTTCCTTAGTTTTGCCAAAACTTTAAGTTTTTGTTTTGGGCAGTAAGAATAAGTTAAAGCGCTTTGCGGAGAATGAGACATTTCCCAATGTGATCCAACCCAAACGGGTTGAGGTCATGGAAGGATTTCATTTAAAAGGAAAGTGGGCAGGACATTTTGGTAACGGCAACCCTATTGTACTGGAACTGGGTTGTGGAAAAGGGGAATATACCGTGGGATTGGCCAAACGGAATCCCAAAAAAAACTTTATCGGAATCGATATTAAAGGTGCCCGATTCTGGCGGGGAGCCAAGACTGCCCTGGAAGATAATGTGACCAACGCCGCTTTTTTAAGGACCCAAATTGAACTTATAGATTTCATGTTCGAAGAAAATGAAGTATCCGAAATTTGGATTACTTTCCCTGATCCCCAAATCAAATACAAACGGACAAAACACCGGTTGACCAACAAGATTTTCCTAAATAAGTACCGAACCATTTTAAAACCAATGGGAACGGTCCATTTAAAAACGGACAGCGAGTTCATGCATGGCTATACCTTGGGCCTGTTACACGGTTTGGGCTGCACGGTTATCTACGCCAATCATGATGTGTACAAAAATGAAGGGTGCCCGGAAGAAGTTTTGGAAATCCAGACTTTTTATGAAAATCAGTATCTTGATGAAGGGAAACCCATAACCTATATTCAATTTAGACTGACCAACTAAATAATGACCCAATTGTTGATTCTTTTCATGGCGACACTAATTGCCGCAGTGATGGCCTCTGCCCCTCCTGGGCTTTTGAATGTCAATGCCGCAAAAATTAGTGTTGAGAAGGGAAGGAAGAATGGAATTATGTTTAGCTTGGGGATTGCGGTAATGGTGATGTTTCAGGCCTATCTGGCCGTTCGGATTGCCAAGTTCCTGTCCAGAAATCCGGAAATCATAGCGTGGCTGATGAAGGCCGCAGTACTGATTTTTGCCGTATTGGCAGTTTTTTTCCTTATCAAAGCCTCGAAAAGTGCAAAAGAGCCCGTGACCTTGGAAAAAGGTGATATGCGGAACAGTTTTACCAAGGGAATGTTTTTGGCAGCATTGAATTTGCTTCAAATTCCTTTTTATAGTGGATTGAATACATTTTTCCATACCCAGGGCATTATGAACTATGAGATTCTGGATGAAGTCCTGTTTATTTTGGGTGCCGGATTGGGTACTTTTTTAGTGATGTATTCCTATGTCCTGTATTTCAATAAATTGGAAAACAACACCAATACGTTTTCAAAAAATTCCAACTATATCCTAAGTGGTCTAATGATCTTGTTATTGATCATTACCCTAATACGAATTTCTTATGAGTAGCACCGAAACCCCCAATTTCTTTGACAAGGTTTATGAAGTGGCCCAGCAAATTCCCTACGGAAGGGTGACATCCTATGGGGCCATTGCCAAGTATTTGGGCGCAGCACGCAGTGCCAGAATGGTAGGTTGGGCCATGAACAATTCCGTGGGGAAAGATGTCCCGGCACATCGGGTAGTGAATAGGGTGGGTGTTTTAACGGGAAAACATCATTTTGATGGGACCAATTTAATGCAGCAACTATTGGAAAATGAAGGCATAAAAGTAGTGGATAACCAAATTGTGGATTTCCAAAAACACTTTTGGGATCCGGCCAAAGAGTTGATGTAAAAACATCACCTTGAGTGAAGTATAAATATTTTTATGACAGCAATGTGTCAAAATCTTCGCCTTTCCAGTAGTTTGAAGATTTTTTATTGATAGCAATCTTTTTAAG
The sequence above is a segment of the Muricauda sp. SCSIO 64092 genome. Coding sequences within it:
- a CDS encoding LysE family transporter, encoding MATLIAAVMASAPPGLLNVNAAKISVEKGRKNGIMFSLGIAVMVMFQAYLAVRIAKFLSRNPEIIAWLMKAAVLIFAVLAVFFLIKASKSAKEPVTLEKGDMRNSFTKGMFLAALNLLQIPFYSGLNTFFHTQGIMNYEILDEVLFILGAGLGTFLVMYSYVLYFNKLENNTNTFSKNSNYILSGLMILLLIITLIRISYE
- a CDS encoding glycosyltransferase, encoding MPDQKRILVAPLNWGLGHATRCIPIIEALKNNGFEPIIASDGVALSLLQKEFPSLKSLELPSYKIEYAQKGKNFKLKMIWDSPKVLKAMAKEKKEIKRIVKKYSIDGIISDNRLGVYSKKVPCVFITHQLNVLSGNTTWLSSKMHQGIVKKFNACWVPDTAGKPNLTGRLGHLKKSKLDIKYLGPLSRFQKKELPKKYDLMVLLSGPEPQRGLLAKKLLKELKAFSGNVLFVKGKIEEQQTSETMALKNGQITICNFMQSEQLEEALNSSELVLSRSGYTTIMDLAKLEKKAFFIPTPGQYEQEYLAKRLDKKGIFPYAKQEEFQVGDLNRIRDYSGLNNVEKSVDYTSLFEAFSKVKENSEPTSTSLST
- the trmB gene encoding tRNA (guanosine(46)-N7)-methyltransferase TrmB, translated to MGSKNKLKRFAENETFPNVIQPKRVEVMEGFHLKGKWAGHFGNGNPIVLELGCGKGEYTVGLAKRNPKKNFIGIDIKGARFWRGAKTALEDNVTNAAFLRTQIELIDFMFEENEVSEIWITFPDPQIKYKRTKHRLTNKIFLNKYRTILKPMGTVHLKTDSEFMHGYTLGLLHGLGCTVIYANHDVYKNEGCPEEVLEIQTFYENQYLDEGKPITYIQFRLTN
- a CDS encoding sensor histidine kinase; the encoded protein is MAVAIKKSYRFAIRSSLFISISLTVVVVLLLYLSNNLVWHVPVTFLVISFLCSFFIIQSRVERFIYKRVKKIYDDVSLLESSSFSSKPITTDMKTLTEEIEKFAKDKKVEIDTLKIREEYRRDFLGNVSHELKTPLFTVQGYILTLLDGAIRDKRVSEKYLKRASKGVERLIYIVKDLDMITKLESGDMNLKKEEFDIIELIRNVFELLEMRAAKKEIALTFDMEYDDPIMVIGDSEKIQQVLSNLLVNSIKYGHTNGTTEVSVENLIKNRVIVRVTDNGEGIPKQHIPRLFERFYRVDQSGSRKEGGSGLGLAIVKHIIEAHGEKIYVESEVDVGSEFSFTLEKASKSEV
- a CDS encoding MGMT family protein, which produces MSSTETPNFFDKVYEVAQQIPYGRVTSYGAIAKYLGAARSARMVGWAMNNSVGKDVPAHRVVNRVGVLTGKHHFDGTNLMQQLLENEGIKVVDNQIVDFQKHFWDPAKELM